From Paraburkholderia flava, a single genomic window includes:
- a CDS encoding DUF3443 domain-containing protein, whose protein sequence is MKRKFVWMAAAAGLCAALVACGGGGGSSSTSTTNNGGTNTAGTNTPATTTTTTSTLAPPFADATAVPVSSNATNAVPILVSAAFGSNSVRNFPMVSVTVCTANTNAATNCSTIPNVLLDTGSFGLRLFASAFPSAAAVTALGTINVGGGTAAECAGFGSGDTWGTVRAADVKMSGEIAQNVSIQVINDTANLSATMPILCTTGKSITAVSQLGANGILGIGNALNDCGSACATQALSGAYYSCTGATCTSVAVQTAQQVANPVARFPTDNNGVIVEMAQVADTGASTGTGTLVFGIDTQSNNALAGTSATILPTNDAGNVTAVFNGRTYTNQAFMDTGSNGLFFADSSLPTNSSSFFIPASATGLTATLVGANSATALVEFNVGNANTLFASGNFAFNNLAATGAGSVDLGIPFYYGRHVYHGIVGKLSTGGGTGPYVAYTSS, encoded by the coding sequence ATGAAACGCAAGTTTGTCTGGATGGCCGCGGCAGCGGGATTGTGTGCGGCGCTCGTCGCGTGCGGCGGCGGGGGCGGCAGTTCGTCGACGAGCACGACGAACAATGGTGGGACGAATACGGCGGGCACGAATACGCCGGCTACAACGACGACCACGACCAGCACGCTGGCTCCGCCGTTCGCGGATGCGACTGCGGTGCCGGTGTCGAGCAACGCAACGAACGCAGTGCCGATTCTTGTTTCGGCTGCGTTCGGGAGTAACAGCGTTCGCAATTTTCCGATGGTGAGCGTGACGGTTTGCACGGCGAATACGAATGCAGCGACGAACTGCTCGACGATTCCCAATGTGCTGCTTGATACGGGTTCATTCGGTCTGCGTTTGTTCGCGTCGGCGTTTCCTTCGGCGGCAGCGGTCACTGCGCTTGGCACTATCAACGTCGGCGGCGGTACGGCAGCGGAATGTGCCGGCTTCGGCTCCGGCGATACGTGGGGCACCGTGCGTGCTGCTGACGTGAAGATGTCGGGCGAGATCGCGCAGAACGTATCGATCCAGGTGATCAACGACACCGCGAACCTCAGTGCGACCATGCCAATCCTCTGCACGACCGGCAAGAGCATCACCGCCGTGTCGCAGCTCGGCGCAAACGGCATTCTGGGCATCGGTAACGCGCTGAACGACTGCGGCTCCGCGTGTGCGACGCAGGCTCTCTCCGGTGCGTACTACTCGTGCACGGGTGCGACGTGTACGTCGGTGGCAGTGCAGACCGCGCAGCAGGTCGCAAACCCGGTTGCCCGGTTCCCGACCGACAACAACGGCGTGATCGTCGAGATGGCGCAGGTCGCGGACACCGGAGCATCGACCGGAACCGGCACGCTCGTGTTCGGCATCGACACGCAGTCGAACAACGCACTGGCCGGCACGTCCGCGACGATCTTGCCGACCAACGACGCCGGCAACGTGACTGCAGTGTTCAACGGACGCACGTACACGAATCAGGCATTCATGGACACGGGATCGAACGGCCTGTTCTTCGCCGACTCGTCGCTACCGACGAACTCGAGCAGCTTTTTCATTCCGGCGAGCGCGACCGGTTTGACCGCGACGCTGGTCGGGGCCAACTCGGCCACCGCGCTCGTGGAGTTCAACGTGGGCAATGCGAACACGCTGTTCGCTTCGGGCAACTTCGCGTTCAACAACCTCGCGGCGACGGGTGCCGGCAGCGTCGATCTCGGCATTCCGTTTTACTACGGACGGCACGTGTATCACGGGATCGTCGGCAAATTGTCGACGGGCGGCGGTACCGGTCCGTACGTCGCCTATACGTCGAGCTGA
- a CDS encoding LysR family transcriptional regulator, protein MDRFQEMQVFVRIAERQSFTQAAEDLQIPRATVTNLLKRMERRLGTRLLERTTRTVRLTSDGDAYYRRCVRLIADLEEAEGAFRHAAPKGLLRVNLQGTLARHFVMPALPEFLDLYPDIELHVGEDDRLVDLVREGIDCVLRAGHLPDSSLVAVRVALMEQVTVASPVYLKRFGVPDSLDTLSEHRAVNYVSSATGKPMPLEFVVEGRVTEIAMHGTISVTGADLHTGGSVAGIGLVQVPRYRIASELGDGRLVVVLPEFPPPPMPVSVLYPHSRQLSLRVRAFVQWMRDAFTTATSAGWTMQDTSSMPPAKRAPRR, encoded by the coding sequence ATGGACCGGTTTCAGGAAATGCAGGTGTTCGTGCGGATCGCCGAGCGGCAAAGTTTTACGCAGGCCGCCGAGGATCTGCAGATCCCGCGTGCGACGGTAACGAACCTGCTGAAGCGAATGGAACGACGTCTTGGCACGCGACTGCTCGAACGCACGACGCGCACCGTGCGGCTCACGTCCGACGGCGATGCGTACTACCGACGCTGCGTCCGCCTGATCGCCGATCTCGAGGAAGCCGAGGGCGCGTTTCGTCACGCGGCACCGAAGGGTCTGCTGCGCGTGAATCTGCAGGGGACGCTCGCGCGACACTTCGTGATGCCGGCACTGCCCGAGTTTCTCGATCTCTATCCGGACATCGAACTGCACGTCGGTGAGGACGATCGTCTGGTCGACCTCGTGCGCGAAGGGATCGATTGCGTGTTGCGCGCGGGACATCTGCCGGACTCGTCGCTGGTCGCGGTGCGGGTCGCGCTGATGGAACAGGTGACGGTCGCGAGCCCTGTGTACCTGAAACGCTTCGGCGTGCCGGACAGTCTCGATACGTTGTCCGAACATCGTGCGGTGAACTACGTATCGAGCGCGACGGGCAAGCCCATGCCGCTCGAATTCGTCGTCGAAGGACGCGTGACCGAGATCGCGATGCACGGCACGATCTCGGTCACCGGCGCCGATCTGCACACCGGCGGCTCGGTCGCGGGGATCGGTCTCGTGCAGGTGCCGCGTTACCGGATCGCAAGCGAACTCGGCGACGGTCGACTCGTCGTCGTGCTTCCCGAGTTTCCTCCGCCGCCGATGCCGGTGTCCGTGTTGTATCCGCACAGCCGGCAACTGTCGTTAAGGGTTCGTGCGTTCGTGCAATGGATGCGCGACGCGTTTACGACGGCGACATCCGCTGGATGGACGATGCAGGATACGTCGTCGATGCCGCCCGCGAAACGTGCACCGCGCAGATAG
- a CDS encoding DUF2844 domain-containing protein, with amino-acid sequence MKLRILCNAAALAAAIAAITATPAHAALGGAPTWPASAVSNASSASNASSNAGTIAVRRMSAVAVAYTVNSTTLATGTVVREYVGQNGSVFAIAWQGPRMPQLGTLLGTYFPSYVQSLDENRSAQGSGISSAVVQRTDLVVQSGGHMGNFSGRAWLPAVLPNGVTTDDIQ; translated from the coding sequence ATGAAGCTTCGCATCCTTTGCAACGCGGCGGCGCTGGCGGCAGCGATCGCCGCCATCACGGCGACGCCCGCGCATGCCGCGCTCGGCGGCGCACCCACGTGGCCGGCGTCGGCAGTATCGAACGCGTCGAGCGCATCGAACGCATCCAGCAACGCAGGCACCATCGCCGTGCGACGCATGAGCGCGGTTGCCGTCGCGTACACGGTCAACTCGACGACGCTCGCGACCGGCACCGTCGTGCGCGAGTACGTCGGCCAGAACGGCAGCGTGTTCGCGATCGCGTGGCAAGGACCGCGGATGCCGCAACTCGGTACGTTGCTCGGCACGTACTTCCCCAGCTATGTGCAGTCGCTCGACGAAAATCGTTCTGCGCAGGGCAGCGGCATCAGTTCGGCGGTCGTGCAGCGCACCGATCTCGTCGTGCAGAGCGGCGGTCACATGGGCAACTTCTCGGGCCGCGCATGGTTGCCGGCCGTGTTGCCGAATGGCGTGACGACAGACGATATCCAATGA
- a CDS encoding LysE family translocator gives MNASTAIVAILAALMLGAMSPGPSFIVVARNAIGVSRRDGLASAVGMGIGGVCFACVALIGLYTLLEAVGWLYAGLKIAGGLYLVYIAVRMWRGATVPLAVDRIGGDGSGNLRKSLWLGLSTQLSNPKTSIFYGSIFAALLPHHPPMWCYFVLPPAVFAIEAGWYTIVALCFSSRRPRELYLASKAWVDRVAATAVAALGLRLIFTAFRPGL, from the coding sequence GTGAATGCCTCCACGGCCATCGTCGCCATCCTCGCCGCGCTGATGCTCGGCGCCATGAGTCCCGGTCCCAGCTTCATCGTCGTCGCGCGCAATGCGATCGGCGTCTCGCGACGCGATGGACTCGCGAGCGCGGTCGGCATGGGAATCGGCGGAGTCTGCTTTGCGTGCGTGGCGCTGATCGGCCTGTACACGCTGCTGGAAGCGGTGGGCTGGCTGTACGCGGGGCTGAAAATCGCCGGCGGTCTCTATCTTGTCTACATCGCCGTGCGGATGTGGCGCGGCGCCACCGTGCCGCTCGCAGTCGACCGGATCGGCGGCGACGGAAGCGGCAATCTGCGGAAGTCGCTGTGGCTCGGTCTGAGCACGCAGTTGAGCAACCCGAAGACATCGATCTTCTACGGCAGCATCTTCGCCGCGCTGTTGCCGCATCATCCGCCGATGTGGTGCTACTTCGTGCTGCCGCCCGCCGTGTTCGCGATCGAGGCCGGCTGGTACACGATCGTCGCACTGTGCTTCTCGAGCCGCCGGCCGCGCGAACTGTACCTCGCGTCGAAAGCATGGGTGGATCGTGTGGCCGCGACGGCGGTTGCCGCGCTCGGTCTGCGGCTGATTTTCACCGCGTTCCGGCCCGGCCTCTAA
- a CDS encoding GH92 family glycosyl hydrolase: MKIIREIIVAISAASILAGCGGDVHNSGNANAVMTPSPGGSMTNTPSPITGGNAGASTTPTSPTITPTQTPVVMQLTKYVDERIGTSNGGATSLLAGLPSGMVQWGPDTAKVGPNSTWTTTGYFDGATSINDFSLTHLSGTGCGDGGGGLPVMPGTTSASSGAFSKTNETTRPGYYSVKLDNGILTELTATLRSGLGRFTWPAGQAPQLTLNAQSHNYSYGGKVAWDKTNAPTVVSGSFMGGGFCNDGQQYTVYFYATFDQPFTASVKSSKATLTFKPVANKPLVVNMRVGLSYVSIPNAQANLEKEQADAKTGNLVTFDAAAANADAAWNTRLNTIQVSGGSADDTTKFYTALYHASLAPSVISDANGDYPVFGSTTGLDQNGKPAHVGKNSAGQDQVQYSTFSSWDTYRSLMPLLAIIDPRGTSDMMQSLVNDGVGCGNAFPQWIEGTNFSNVMPADTVSTIIAQSYLYGATDFDKASALKIMLNDETNPSAQCVGIAVLPGLDDYMRLGYLPDDTGIVVDSSHNNGTSSTTLEYATTDFAVSRFAQALGDSTNAAMLLVRSANWTRLMKANATQVNGVSATQLQPRNQDGSWPAYTSSDPVEGTAEEYTWMVPFNIAGLFSTLGGDQAVISRLTAFEPQLVMTNEPMFATPWLYNWTSRPDKTQAIVANIAATQYLNSPSGIPGNDDEGATSGWFVWAALGLYPMIPGTPGFTVASPHFTSEVIYFGNGKTLTITANTPQTYIQSMKVNNAAYNSTWLPFDTVKNGATIDFNLGATAPVPVWGAYPSAQPVPPSPGGA; encoded by the coding sequence GTGAAGATAATCAGGGAGATTATCGTCGCGATATCTGCTGCCAGCATTCTTGCTGGTTGCGGAGGCGACGTGCATAACAGCGGCAATGCAAATGCGGTGATGACGCCGTCGCCCGGCGGCAGCATGACGAACACGCCTTCACCCATTACGGGCGGCAATGCGGGCGCATCCACCACGCCTACCTCGCCCACTATTACGCCGACGCAAACGCCCGTCGTGATGCAGTTGACGAAGTACGTCGACGAGCGCATCGGCACCAGCAACGGCGGCGCGACGTCGCTGCTCGCCGGACTGCCGTCTGGCATGGTTCAGTGGGGACCGGACACAGCGAAGGTCGGACCCAACAGCACATGGACCACGACCGGTTACTTCGACGGCGCGACGTCCATCAACGATTTCAGTCTGACCCACCTGAGCGGCACGGGCTGCGGCGACGGCGGCGGCGGACTGCCGGTCATGCCCGGCACAACGAGCGCGAGTTCCGGCGCATTCAGCAAGACGAACGAAACGACGAGGCCCGGCTACTACAGCGTGAAGCTGGACAACGGCATCCTGACGGAGCTGACGGCGACGCTGCGCAGCGGCCTCGGTCGCTTCACGTGGCCTGCGGGTCAAGCGCCGCAACTGACGCTGAACGCGCAATCGCATAACTACTCGTACGGCGGCAAGGTGGCGTGGGACAAGACGAACGCACCGACAGTCGTGTCGGGATCGTTCATGGGCGGCGGTTTCTGCAACGACGGCCAGCAGTACACAGTCTATTTCTACGCGACGTTCGATCAGCCGTTCACCGCTAGCGTCAAGAGCTCAAAAGCTACGCTGACGTTCAAGCCGGTCGCCAACAAGCCGCTGGTCGTCAACATGCGGGTCGGTCTTTCGTATGTGAGCATCCCGAACGCACAGGCCAACCTGGAGAAGGAGCAGGCCGACGCAAAAACCGGCAACCTCGTCACGTTCGACGCAGCCGCGGCGAACGCCGATGCCGCATGGAACACCCGCCTGAACACGATCCAGGTGAGCGGCGGCAGCGCCGACGACACGACCAAGTTCTACACCGCGCTGTATCACGCATCGCTTGCGCCGTCGGTGATCAGCGACGCGAACGGCGACTACCCCGTGTTCGGCAGCACGACCGGTCTCGACCAGAACGGCAAGCCCGCGCACGTCGGCAAGAACAGCGCGGGCCAGGATCAGGTGCAGTACTCGACGTTCTCGAGCTGGGACACCTATCGATCATTGATGCCGCTGCTTGCCATCATCGATCCGCGCGGCACGAGCGACATGATGCAGTCGCTGGTGAATGACGGCGTCGGGTGCGGGAACGCGTTTCCGCAGTGGATCGAAGGCACGAACTTCAGCAATGTGATGCCCGCCGATACCGTGTCGACCATCATCGCGCAGAGCTATCTGTACGGTGCGACCGATTTCGATAAGGCCAGCGCGCTGAAAATCATGCTCAACGACGAGACCAATCCGTCGGCGCAATGCGTGGGCATCGCGGTGCTGCCGGGACTCGACGACTACATGAGACTCGGCTATCTGCCGGACGACACGGGAATCGTCGTCGATTCGAGCCACAACAACGGCACCTCGTCGACCACGCTCGAATACGCAACCACCGACTTCGCCGTCTCACGCTTCGCGCAGGCGCTGGGCGATTCGACCAACGCAGCGATGCTGCTCGTGCGCTCGGCGAACTGGACCAGGCTGATGAAGGCGAATGCGACCCAGGTGAACGGCGTGTCGGCTACGCAGTTGCAGCCGCGCAATCAGGACGGCAGTTGGCCCGCGTACACGTCGAGCGATCCCGTCGAAGGCACCGCCGAGGAATACACATGGATGGTGCCGTTCAACATCGCCGGCCTGTTCAGCACGCTGGGCGGCGATCAGGCGGTGATCAGCCGGCTCACCGCATTCGAGCCGCAACTCGTGATGACCAACGAGCCGATGTTCGCGACGCCGTGGCTCTACAACTGGACGAGTCGTCCGGACAAGACGCAGGCGATCGTCGCGAATATCGCCGCGACGCAGTACCTGAACAGCCCGTCCGGCATTCCGGGTAACGACGACGAAGGCGCGACGTCCGGCTGGTTCGTGTGGGCCGCGCTCGGGCTCTATCCGATGATCCCGGGCACACCGGGCTTCACGGTCGCGAGTCCGCATTTCACGAGCGAGGTCATCTACTTCGGCAACGGCAAGACGCTGACGATCACCGCGAACACGCCGCAAACCTACATTCAGTCGATGAAGGTCAACAACGCTGCGTACAACAGCACGTGGCTGCCGTTCGATACCGTGAAAAACGGCGCGACGATCGACTTCAATCTGGGCGCGACCGCTCCGGTTCCCGTGTGGGGTGCGTACCCGTCGGCGCAACCGGTGCCGCCTTCTCCGGGAGGGGCGTAG
- a CDS encoding YbhB/YbcL family Raf kinase inhibitor-like protein: protein MTQPIAFRTHGRAAFAAVATAFALHAPIAHAADAFVLTSPGLTDGATLAATHAASARDCGGGNVSPALQWRHAPAGTRSYTVSIFDPDGAKGLGIVHWVQYGIPASVDSLAEGGPMPAGSVGGVNRTGQPGYYGPCPPVGEIAHHYVVQAYALDLAPDALPAGLTRDALLAALKDHVLAATSIVLRYGR, encoded by the coding sequence ATGACCCAACCCATTGCGTTCCGTACCCACGGCCGTGCGGCTTTCGCTGCCGTCGCCACCGCATTCGCGCTGCACGCCCCGATCGCCCACGCGGCCGACGCCTTCGTCCTCACCTCACCCGGCCTGACCGACGGTGCGACACTCGCCGCGACTCATGCCGCGAGCGCACGCGATTGCGGCGGCGGCAACGTATCGCCTGCGCTGCAATGGCGGCATGCACCCGCAGGCACGCGCAGCTACACAGTGTCGATCTTCGATCCCGATGGCGCGAAGGGACTCGGCATCGTCCACTGGGTGCAGTACGGCATCCCTGCATCGGTCGATTCGCTCGCGGAAGGCGGCCCGATGCCGGCAGGCAGCGTCGGCGGCGTGAACCGCACCGGACAGCCCGGCTACTACGGTCCCTGCCCGCCCGTCGGCGAGATCGCGCATCACTATGTCGTGCAGGCCTACGCGCTCGACCTCGCACCCGATGCGCTGCCCGCCGGACTCACGCGCGACGCGCTGCTCGCTGCGCTGAAGGATCACGTGCTCGCGGCGACGAGCATCGTGCTGCGCTACGGGCGTTGA
- a CDS encoding glycoside hydrolase family 2 protein — protein sequence MQSEQRRKFLLYSAALTGNSVLAACGDGVGSRATDVSSAGEAGQTSGTPGTPGTSPGGTSVPATSPTNLAASNEIAGPWTFIAASDSPALTGAQLASASGATGMSAAVVPGTALTSMIANGKYPDPFYGKIVTDTIPDTLKDTDYWYRTTFATPPLRAGQRLWLRFDGVNYLSTIWLNGAQVGTLEGAFKHGYFDVTKLVAAAGGTAYLAVRAIKLDYSEGPLKPSYSSGVTRGGRNGGPTGVTLKNGPTFFCTSGWDWLPTIPDRNLGIWQPVSWFTTGAVRIADLRVDSTLSDDLGSAALQLDLSLDNRSGTALTATVTGKIGGDISFSHDITIPASDQPTTITLTSADIAALSMSNPKLWWPNGYGAPNLYAVSVSIALQGVVSDTRTVNIGLRRIGYSRSIGFGAQLSITVNNLPILVMGGNWGLDDALKRIPRERLFDQVRLHRDANLNLIRNWNGQSTSRDFFDACDTYGILVWQDFFFSTEGPAPVNTTRDLDNIRDVIVHSRNHPSILLWCGGNEGSPPAALVSGLDSLVKELDPKRLSLTSSAGDTGSGAVNGYSSGGPYNWATPKAAFGRGYGASSTAFHNEVGSHSIPTLEFVQAMLPSTSWECPDDFWADRDINGNGAFLAGDQGGAGYIAATAARYGAIVNLADFVRKAQMMNYECIKSIYEANAAVMIGPASGKVTSPATGVIMWMTNPAQPSFVWQMYSHDLEQHSSFFAVQHGCRRVNAILDANTFDVKIANHTAKSVSGSLEMRVYNLDSTLAGKAVTQNVVSVAASSYQLAANLGTQIAAATSDVCIVTLALRDASGASVADNFYWYQKNGQDATYTSLDTMTAAAVAISASSAEFDDFTTRITAVVQNTGSTIALMTHLQLFNQSSGLRILPALFSDNYLNLLPGASTQITIDVPHAKGQPVSGAALRVDGWKLDRVKSKLGLGGVPVIFNENALAVTGPVATFGKC from the coding sequence ATGCAATCCGAACAGCGTCGTAAATTTCTCTTGTATAGCGCCGCGTTAACCGGCAACAGTGTGCTGGCGGCGTGTGGCGATGGGGTCGGTAGTCGCGCGACGGATGTATCGTCGGCAGGTGAGGCTGGGCAGACGTCGGGAACACCTGGAACGCCAGGCACGTCGCCGGGCGGGACCAGCGTCCCTGCCACGTCGCCGACGAACCTTGCCGCATCGAACGAGATCGCCGGACCGTGGACCTTCATCGCCGCATCGGATAGCCCGGCGCTCACCGGCGCGCAACTCGCGAGCGCGAGCGGTGCGACCGGCATGTCGGCCGCGGTGGTGCCGGGCACCGCGCTCACCAGCATGATCGCGAACGGCAAGTACCCCGATCCGTTCTACGGCAAGATCGTCACCGACACGATCCCCGACACGCTGAAGGACACCGACTACTGGTATCGCACGACGTTCGCGACGCCGCCGCTGCGCGCGGGCCAACGTCTGTGGCTGCGCTTCGACGGCGTGAACTACCTGTCGACGATCTGGCTCAACGGCGCGCAGGTCGGCACGCTCGAAGGCGCGTTCAAGCACGGCTACTTCGACGTCACGAAACTCGTCGCAGCCGCGGGCGGCACCGCCTACCTGGCGGTGCGTGCGATCAAGCTCGATTACTCGGAAGGGCCGTTGAAGCCGAGCTATTCGAGCGGCGTCACGCGCGGCGGCCGCAACGGTGGTCCGACCGGCGTCACGCTGAAAAACGGCCCGACATTCTTCTGTACGTCGGGATGGGACTGGCTGCCGACGATCCCCGATCGCAATCTCGGCATCTGGCAGCCGGTGTCGTGGTTCACGACGGGCGCGGTGCGGATCGCGGATCTGCGCGTCGACAGCACGCTGTCCGACGATCTCGGCAGCGCTGCGCTGCAACTCGATCTGTCGCTCGACAACCGCTCCGGCACGGCGCTTACGGCGACCGTCACCGGCAAGATCGGCGGCGATATTTCGTTTAGCCACGACATCACGATTCCCGCTTCCGATCAACCGACAACAATCACACTGACCTCCGCCGACATCGCCGCGCTATCGATGTCGAATCCGAAGCTATGGTGGCCGAACGGCTATGGCGCGCCGAACCTGTACGCGGTGTCGGTATCGATCGCGCTGCAGGGTGTGGTGTCGGACACGCGCACTGTGAACATCGGATTGCGACGCATCGGCTACTCGCGCAGCATCGGCTTCGGCGCGCAGCTAAGCATTACGGTCAACAATCTGCCGATTCTCGTGATGGGCGGCAACTGGGGGCTCGACGACGCGCTCAAGCGCATTCCGCGCGAGCGGTTGTTCGATCAGGTGCGACTGCATCGCGATGCGAACCTGAACCTGATTCGCAACTGGAACGGGCAGAGCACGAGCCGCGATTTCTTCGATGCGTGCGACACGTACGGCATTCTCGTGTGGCAGGACTTCTTCTTTTCGACCGAAGGACCGGCGCCGGTCAACACGACGCGCGACCTCGACAACATTCGCGACGTGATCGTCCATTCGCGCAATCATCCGTCGATCCTGCTGTGGTGCGGCGGTAACGAGGGCTCGCCGCCGGCGGCGCTCGTCAGTGGGCTCGACTCGCTCGTGAAGGAACTCGATCCGAAGCGCCTGAGCCTGACGAGTTCCGCAGGCGATACCGGCAGCGGCGCAGTGAACGGCTATTCGTCCGGCGGACCGTACAACTGGGCGACACCGAAAGCGGCGTTCGGTCGTGGCTATGGTGCGTCGAGCACGGCGTTTCACAACGAGGTCGGCTCGCATTCGATCCCGACACTCGAATTCGTTCAGGCGATGTTGCCGTCGACGTCATGGGAATGCCCCGACGATTTCTGGGCGGACCGCGACATCAACGGCAACGGCGCGTTTCTCGCAGGGGATCAGGGCGGCGCGGGCTACATCGCGGCGACGGCTGCGCGCTACGGCGCGATCGTCAATCTCGCCGACTTCGTGCGCAAAGCGCAGATGATGAACTACGAGTGCATCAAGTCGATCTACGAAGCGAACGCCGCCGTGATGATCGGCCCGGCCAGCGGCAAGGTCACGTCGCCGGCGACCGGCGTGATCATGTGGATGACGAACCCCGCGCAACCGAGCTTCGTCTGGCAGATGTACAGCCACGATCTCGAACAGCATTCGTCGTTCTTCGCGGTTCAGCACGGCTGTCGCCGCGTCAACGCGATTCTCGACGCGAATACGTTCGACGTGAAAATCGCCAACCATACGGCGAAGTCCGTGTCGGGCAGCCTCGAGATGCGCGTGTACAACCTGGACAGCACGCTCGCCGGCAAGGCGGTCACGCAGAACGTCGTGAGCGTGGCGGCCTCGTCGTATCAGCTTGCGGCGAACTTGGGCACGCAGATCGCGGCCGCGACGTCCGACGTGTGCATCGTGACACTCGCGTTGCGTGATGCGAGCGGCGCGAGCGTTGCAGATAACTTCTACTGGTATCAGAAGAACGGTCAGGACGCGACCTACACGTCGCTCGACACGATGACGGCTGCGGCCGTTGCGATCAGCGCATCGAGCGCGGAGTTCGACGATTTCACCACGCGTATCACCGCAGTCGTGCAGAACACCGGCAGCACGATCGCGCTGATGACGCACCTGCAGCTGTTCAACCAGTCGAGCGGCCTGCGCATCCTGCCCGCGCTTTTCAGCGATAACTATCTCAATCTGCTGCCCGGCGCATCGACGCAGATCACGATCGATGTGCCGCACGCGAAGGGGCAGCCGGTTTCCGGTGCGGCGCTGCGTGTCGACGGATGGAAGCTCGATCGCGTGAAATCGAAGCTCGGGCTCGGTGGGGTGCCGGTGATTTTCAATGAGAACGCGCTTGCGGTGACGGGGCCGGTTGCGACGTTTGGCAAGTGCTAG
- a CDS encoding class I SAM-dependent methyltransferase — translation MTEPDSVHHAAAQGYTATSAADHYVRGRPDYPPAVADWLRDTIGLVSGRTVVDLGAGTGKFTPRLIETGATVIAVEPVDAMRAKLVEALPQVDARAGTATSIPLADASVDAIVCAQAFHWFATHAALAEIHRVLKPGGRLGLVWNLRDARVDWVAKLDAIVNRAEGDTPRYYTGAWRNAFPHPGFGPLQEAHFSIGHTGSPEQVIVARVRSTSFIAALPADQRAQIDEEVRALIAAEPSLAGQDTVTVPYETAAFCVVKEGA, via the coding sequence ATGACCGAGCCCGATTCCGTTCACCACGCCGCTGCACAAGGTTACACCGCGACGTCGGCGGCCGACCACTACGTGCGCGGCCGTCCGGACTATCCGCCGGCCGTCGCCGACTGGCTGCGCGACACGATCGGTCTTGTGTCGGGACGCACCGTCGTCGATCTCGGCGCGGGCACCGGCAAGTTCACCCCACGCCTCATCGAGACCGGCGCGACCGTGATCGCCGTCGAACCCGTCGACGCGATGCGCGCGAAGCTCGTCGAAGCGTTGCCGCAAGTCGACGCACGTGCGGGCACCGCGACATCGATCCCGCTCGCGGATGCATCGGTCGATGCGATCGTCTGCGCGCAAGCGTTCCACTGGTTCGCGACGCATGCCGCGCTTGCCGAAATCCATCGCGTGCTGAAGCCGGGTGGACGGCTCGGGCTCGTGTGGAATCTGCGCGATGCGCGCGTCGACTGGGTGGCGAAGCTGGACGCGATCGTGAATCGCGCGGAAGGCGACACGCCGCGTTACTACACCGGCGCATGGCGCAACGCGTTTCCGCATCCAGGCTTCGGGCCGCTGCAGGAAGCGCATTTCTCGATCGGCCACACGGGTTCGCCGGAGCAGGTGATCGTCGCGCGTGTGCGCTCGACGAGTTTCATCGCGGCATTGCCCGCAGACCAACGCGCACAGATCGACGAAGAAGTGCGCGCGCTGATCGCGGCCGAACCGTCACTCGCGGGTCAGGACACGGTGACGGTGCCGTACGAGACGGCCGCGTTCTGCGTAGTGAAGGAAGGGGCGTAA